In Notolabrus celidotus isolate fNotCel1 chromosome 8, fNotCel1.pri, whole genome shotgun sequence, a genomic segment contains:
- the glra4a gene encoding glycine receptor, alpha 4a — translation MLPQVIWILYVLSFCFFQGGFIRLSSCKEEIKPPGRAGPQLSPSDFLDKLMGKTSGYDARIRPNFKGPPVNVTCNIFINSFGSITETTMDYRLNVFLRQKWNDPRLAYSEYPDDSLDLDPSMLDSIWKPDLFFANEKGANFHEVTTDNKLLRIFQDGSVLYSIRLTLTLSCPMDLKNFPMDIQTCTMQLESFGYTMNDLIFEWLSDNPVQVADDLTLPQFVLKEEKDLGYCTKYYNTGKFTCIEVKFHLERQMGYYLIQMYIPSLLIVILSWVSFWINMDAAPARVGLGITTVLTMTTQSSGSRASLPKVSYVKAIDIWMAVCLLFVFAALLEYAAVNFVSRQHKEFIRLRKKQRQQRIEEELVRESRGFYFRGYGLGHCLQTKDGTAVEPATVFTPPPPPPPPFPVHDGEMLHKRFVDRAKRIDTISRAVFPLSFLIFNIFYWITYKVLRHEDIHANL, via the exons ACTGAGCTCCTGTAAGGAGGAGATAAAGCCCCCCGGCAGGGCAGGACCACAGCTGTCGCCTTCTGACTTCCTGGACAAGCTCATGGGAAAAACGTCGGGATATGATGCCCGCATCAGACCCAACTTCAAAG GCCCACCTGTGAATGTCACCTGCAATATTTTCATCAACTCATTTGGGTCCATCACAGAAACCACAATG GACTACCGGCTCAATGTATTTCTACGGCAGAAATGGAATGACCCCCGTCTGGCCTACAGTGAATACCCCGATGACTCCTTAGATCTGGATCCATCCATGTTGGACTCTATCTGGAAACCTGATTTATTCTTTGCAAACGAGAAAGGAGCCAATTTCCACGAGGTCACCACTGATAACAAGCTGCTACGGATTTtccaagatggcagcgttctgtaCAGCATCAG GCTGACTCTCACCCTGTCTTGCCCTATGGACTTGAAGAATTTCCCCATGGAcattcagacctgtaccatgcAGCTTGAAAGCT TTGGTTACACCATGAACGACTTGATCTTTGAGTGGCTGTCTGATAACCCTGTACAGGTGGCTGATGATCTCACCCTCCCCCAGTTTGTGctaaaggaggagaaggattTGGGCTACTGCACAAAGTATTACAACACAG GTAAATTCACGTGCATTGAGGTGAAGTTCCACCTAGAACGTCAAATGGGCTATTACCTAATCCAGATGTACATCCCCTCGCTCCTCATCGTCATCCTCTCCTGGGTGTCCTTCTGGATAAACATGGATGCCGCACCAGCCAGAGTGGGACTGGGCATCACTACAGTGCTGACGATGACCACACAGAGCTCTGGTTCAAGAGCCTCGCTGCCTAAG GTGTCTTATGTGAAGGCCATTGACATTTGGATGGCGGTGTgccttctctttgtgtttgctgcCCTGCTGGAGTACGCTGCAGTTAACTTTGTCTCAAGGCAACACAAGGAGTTCATCAGGCTGAGGAAAAAGCAGCGGCAGCAAAGAATA GAGGAGGAACTGGTGAGGGAGAGCCGCGGTTTTTACTTCCGGGGTTATGGACTTGGTCACTGCCTGCAGACCAAGGATGGTACTGCTGTGGAGCCAGCCACCGTGttcacccctccacctcctcctcctccccccttccccgTGCATGACGGGGAGATGCTTCACAAGCGCTTTGTGGACCGCGCCAAACGCATCGACACCATCTCCAGAGCCGTGTTTCCCCTGAGCTTTCTCATATTCAACATCTTCTACTGGATCACCTACAAAGTGCTGCGACACGAAGACATCCACGCCAATTTGTAA